The region NNNNNNNNNNNNNNNNNNNNNNNNNNNNNNNNNNNNNNNNNNNNNNNNNNNNNNNNNNNNNNNNNNNNNNNNNNNNNNNNNNNNNNNNNNNNNNNNNNNctctatgactctatctgggtGAGATTTCGTGTTATAATATTATAATTGCAAGAATGTCACACAGAATCTGATAATGCATTATTTGGGGAACAATGTGCTGAAGTTTATCATCAAGTCCTGCCCTTCTCCACCCATTTCACTATCCCCCATTTTCAGAGTGGTGGTAAAGATGAAAGTTCACCATGGCATATCATTGTTGAATGTTAGCTGACCTCCTGTGACATTGTTCATTAACTGTCTCTATTGCTAATTCAGTGGCCCATAGTTTTGTTCAAACTCTGACCTGCACTTGACTCTTGGGGACCTTTACACACATTTGAACTAGGGTAGAGGTAGGCTATTTGAGCTTTGAGGCTGCTCTGTTattgaataagatcatagctAACATGTTTGTAATTTGAGTTCCATTTACCTCCAATAACCATTGAACTTCCTACTGAATCTATTCACCTCTGCTTTGAGAAGCTGAAGTTATGTcacttatttaaaaattaattttgtctTGAAAAATATAATGCAGTGAGGTATGattcttgactctgattggtTTGCTTGTAAAATAGCACAGGGTTAGCACACACCAATCAGAAAGAAAGATGGAACATTCTATTCATGAAATCATACTGAACCCAGTGATTGTATTATTTAGATATGTTGAGGTATTATGTCAATAATTCACAGAATTACTGCCAAGGAAATATTCCAAAGTTTCACACAGTGGATTatttctctgtaaattcctctgtATTCCTGGTTAACAATGAactgtatggttgaatttaagGCCAGTAGCATATTTTTTGTGAAGAGTTTTGCGATTCTCCCTGGCTACAGCCAATATTTGTTGTACTGAGAGGGTGTCACTCACACCACAGAGTCAGAAAGCTTTGGGTACAAATGATACTTATATGCATTATTATCTAAGCTGACACTTTAGTGTAGAACTGTGGGAGTGGTGCTCAAGGGACTTTTTATCATATGAAACACAGCACTATACGAAAGCAGAGTTGTGGAGTTAATCTGGTCAGCATTTTACTCTTAAAAAGATTACCTTGTGATTATCTTGTTGATCTTCTCTAGGGAAGACTGTGAAGAGATTTCATCAAAATgtttgaaatcatgaggggtctgtacAATGTagaaaaggagaaattgtttcgaCTGGATGCAGAGTCAAGAACCAAAGGACTCCAATTTATGATGATTGGCAAAACAAGCAATGGCGATATGAGCAATGTTCCCTTGAATTTCTCCAACCTCAACATGGATTTCTGAGAGCTGTGTTTGGCAACAGCTGGAAAAAGTAGAAGTGAATGCATCAGAATGAGGTTGGAATGCTACTTGGTGTACACACATTCTCAGAGTGGCCGCGCACAACTTAGAGGGACACTGGACATGTGGAGACACATTTTCACACGGCAACTAGTTAGGATTAGAATGTACAACTGATGGTGtgctggaggcagattcaatcacaGCTTCCTGAAGGGTTACAATCAGAGGAGAAAAGAATTGCAGGGCTGTGCGAAAAGGCAAGGGAGTGGGATTAGCTGAGCTGCCATTGCAGGGagtggcacagacatgatgagaTGAATGGCCTGCATCTGTGTTGCAACCGTTCGGTTATGTCTGTGCAAGGTTACTGTCTGCTATGTCTCTAATAATAAAAAAGTGACTACATTTTAATAGTACATAATGAGCTGGAAGTGCTTTGGGAATCTCAAGTGCATAAAAAGGTGCTTTCTAAATGCATGCTTTGCTTTATCTTTTTAACAAATCACAGGAAGACATAGAACTACATCCAAGAGTAACTTCCCATCGTTTCTTTCTTCATATGGTGGGGATAAGCATTCTCTTCCCCTTGCGTCTACAGATGTTTGACATCTGCTTACAGGGACCCAGTCTGGGTTAATGAGAGCTGGCTGGGAAAACTCTAACCTTGTCACTGAATCCTGTACAAAAAATGCACATTTCCATTCAGCCTTACAGCTTTAACCTCAAAGCCACTGAGAAGGCCATGATTAAAAGCAAACATAACATCATTCCCAAACTACATAATTTCATTAAACAGAGGTCTCATAGACTGATTGTTATTTTAAGATGTCATTAAGTCACTAAACCGCACCAGGCATTCTCATAATCAACCACACATGCTGGGTTGGAATGCAATCCAGAAATAGCTGAGAGCATTTGAATTCTCCTGGCTCCCAAACAATTGAACTCCCAAGCCCTGGGAACTTCTCAACTTTCTCTTCTCCCCCGCAACTGTAGATGGCCCTCACTGACTAATTTGTAAATCCCGTGACCCCTAGTTATACTGGGGTGTCAGAATTTTGTACACACACTGGCCAATAAAACtcaaatatttcttttcttttgaaaattccATGACTAGATGAAATTTCTAAAGTGATTTGGGGTTGGTGGGATGGGTGCTGCAATTTGGACAAGTGAAGGGCAAAAAGAAAAGCTTCAGGGTCCCTCCTCCTGATGGCAATCTTTGTGCACACGTTGTTGGACAGGATGTCAGGAGTGAACAGTTGACCAGCCCCTTGGCCTTGCCATTCAGGCGGAGAATGGTCGTTCCGAGAAGGATGCTGGAATTCACCAGCCAACCCATGGCAGCCTTACCCTAGTTCACGCTGCTGGCTTACAAACAGTGGTTGCTGTGAAATTAGCCTCATAATGTGGTCTTCTCCCCCTACCCCACAGGACATTACACAACCCACTTCCATTTGAAGAGGCTGCAGATTATGAAAAAGCTGTTGATGACAGGGTTCCTTTGGTTTGAGCTTTTGCTGTTTAAAATGTCAAATTTAAGTAAGAGATTTGCAAAGTGCAAGATGTACCCCACCTCAACAGATTGTTCCACGTTATTGATTCTGGACTCCCAGTACTACTATTACCAGTGTGATTGCTAAAACTTgctattattttaaaatactaCTTATTTATTAAACTGAGGGATCCAGACCCACAGGAGACTGATTGCATCAAATCCTGGGAGGGCAACAATCAGAATGAAACCACAATTCAACCAAAGGCAGGTTCACAGTGGCTATTGAACAGGCAACTCACCGGGCACTCTACAAAAGAAACAGTGCTGCCTGAAAttagttttgtgaaagagaaaacagCTCAAtcatttaaattatgtcccagtttttattttgcaatcAAACTTATTTCAACACAAGTTCCTTAATTTAGCTGGTATAttttggtgggggagggagaagGGGTTGATGGTGAGCTGACAACATTCACTCTCATTATTCCTCTGAAACAGACCACAACTTTGAGATATTGGGAATATGCAAATTAGTATGGACATCCTGAGGTCACTGCCTGTCACTCAGGGTGACAGTGGCAGACCAGACTGTAGCTCCCTCATGAACAGGGAATCACTGAAATCaagggaattttaatttttctgCCCTGTATTGCCACTCAAAGCCCTTTACAAAACTATGCCTCTTTAATGAGGTGATTATCTTTGCATGAGATGtagacattgctggctggaccagcattcattgtGCATTCCTGACTGCCCaggaggaggtggtgagctgccttcttgaactgctttagTCCTTGTGGTGTAGAGATGCACAACGCcattaggaaggaagttccaggattttgacccgtaACATTGAaggatatacttccaagtcaggaagataagtggcttggaagggaacttgtaggtgctggtgttcccatatatctgttgcccttgtcttttcAGATGGCAAATATGATGAATAAAATTTACAATTGACCCtgagaaaatgtatttttcaatcATGAAGTGCTCTTAAAAAAAATAGTGAATTTTTAAGGCAAGTTGAgcattaatttttaaacatttgacaGGTTATTTTAAATTCTACTCTCAATGTGTAAAtcttaatatttattttgttctaGGTAAAGAAAAGGATTTTATTTTAggacattttattttctgtttggtGGTAGGCGATCTAAAAAATATTAATGCGATTGGCAGCTTGGCAGTTAACAGGTTTTTAAACACACTGCAACTCTACTAAGCAAAGGGTTGTTGTTGCCAAGTAGATTTCCAGGTAGAAAGATCCTTGTTGTCAATCATTCTCGAAACCCTCCCCCCTTTTTTTCTTCCAAAAGCTACATTGCATTGTATAGCTCAATACAATACAAGACActtgattttcaagttgcaaaacgTTCTTCTATTTTAGTTCTAGCAGTCCGATTCCATTTTATAATCcccaaaataaataaaacatgtagttctgagaaagggtcaccttggtcacgttaattctgctttctccccacagatgctgtcagatctgctgggTTCTTCCAGCAATCCTGCTTTTTTGGTCAAAAATATGTAGTCTCTTACACTCTCAAAGATGTTCAAagccattttgaaaaatatagaCTGTGTAGACTTTCTGAATGGGGCAGCGTCTTATAAAAAAACATCTCCTTTGAATCCCGGTTCCTCTTGAACTATTCAAAATCAAATATGCTGTTTTTAACGTAACGCTATTCATTTTCTGCGTCCTGCCCACAGGGGATGCATGGGCTGATATTTCTGTTCCAGATGATTAGCTCAAGTTTCCCTCTCACCAATAAATTCCCTAAGGCAGGTAAGGTGAGCTCATCCAGAGATGGTGGGGGCTGGGTTTGAGGTTAGGAACAATGCCGTTGTCATCCTCTGTCCAGCCACAAGGAGGTGCAGAAGAGTCAAaataacactttttaaaaaatacacagcaGATGTTGCGGCATCTGGAAATAGGTTAAAATGCTGTCTCGGGGAGACCTTTCATCTGTAATTTAAATGTGAACCACATTTCCCTTTTTTGTCTGCTAAGGGGCTTTTACTGCACACTTTAGTTTTTATTAGCAGTAAGATATTGTTGGAAGATTAGCAAGATATTTCTCCTcgttgaattttttttcccctgtgttTAGTTTAATTGTCTGAGTCTCCTGCTGCTGTGGACTCTTGCCTGCTGACACAGGTTTTGTTTCTGGCTTCCcctgctcccctccccctctAATGGTAATTCTTCACTAATAGAACAGTGGGAGGAGGGAGGGCGAAGAAAGATCTGAACTTCAGCACCTCAAGACTGAATCACCTTCATCTAACTGATCATATCTGAGCTCAGACACTCACAGATCCAATGGGCATACTCCCTCCCAGGTTCTATATTCTTTCACTATGtagaagtatttttaaaaatgtgttcttgGGATATGGGCTACAatgaggagtaagtgaggactgcagatgctggagatcagagctgaaaatgtgttgctggaaaagcgcagcaagtcaggcagcatccaaggaacaggagaatcgacgtttcgggcataagcccttcttcagggcctgacctgctgcacttttccagcaacacattttcagatatggGCTACAATGGCAAGGCTGGATTAATTGTCCTTCCGAGGTCTCCAGAGAGCATAAGAATCAGCCATACCTGGAATCACCAGTATGATAGGCTGGTTAGTGGGCTGTAtatctgaaggacattagtaaaccataTTGGGTTTTTAcaacttgcaatttcaaataaacctgttggacaataacctggtgtggtgagtgttttgctggaaaagcacagcaggccaggcagcatccgaggagcaggaaaattgacgtttcgggccggagcccctcatcattcctgatgaagggctctggcccgaaacgtcgattctcctgctcctcggatgctgcctgacctgctgtgcttttccagcatcacacagtcaaccctgatctccagcatctgcagacctcactgcctCAATAACCTAGTCTCATTTGAGTTTTGACCTTGCCCACACCAATCTAActctggcatttccaaatcatggttTTTACAACAGACCAGAAGCTTTCATGGTTACTTCTCTGGTGCTGGCCCACAGTTGCCAGATTTTTGTTGAGTTCAAGTTCATTGCATTATTATGGTGAATTCACTCCTAATGTTTACTTCTCCAGGAGCATCAAGACTCGGCTACTCTACACCAAATATGGAAATGGTTTCTTATGATCTATTTGCCTCCCATACCAGTCGGGGTGCTTATGTTCAGGAATATTGAACACACAGAGTTCCGAAAAACAATAATCCCTTGAGATGATATTCCATGTTTATCTTTTACCACACAGCTTActccattttttttgttaaaaatcacacaacattttggactgaagggtctgcttcgtgctgtacatctcttatgactctatgaccaccttatgaaggaggagaaagtgaggactacagatgctggagatcagagctgaaaatgtgttgctggaaaagcgcagcaggtcaggcagcatccaaggagcaggagaaNNNNNNNNNNNNNNNNNNNNNNNNNNNNNNNNNNNNNNNNNNNNNNNNNNNNNNNNNNNNNNNNNNNNNNNNNNNNNNNNNNNNNNNNNNNNNNNNNNNNNNNNNNNNNNNNNNNNNNNNNNNNNNNNNNNNNNNNNNNNNNNNNNNNNNNNNNNNNNNNNNNNNNNNNNNNNNNNNNNNNNNNNNNNNNNNNNNNNNNNNNNNNNNNNNNNNNNNNNNNNNNNNNNNNNNNNNNNNNNNNNNNNNNNNNNNNNNNNNNNNNNNNNNNNNNNNNNNNNNNNNNNNNNNNNNNNNNNNNNNNNNNNNNNNNNNNNNNNNNNNNNNNNNNNNNNNNNNNNNNNNNNNNNNNNNNNNNNNNNNNNNNNNNNNNNNNNNNNNNNNNNNNNNNNNNNNNNNNNNNNNNNNNNNNNNNNNNNNNNNNNNNNNNNNNNNNNNNNNNNNNNNNNNNNNNNNNNNNNNNNNNNNNNNNNNNNNNNNNNNNNNNNNNNNNNNNNNNNNNNNNNNNNNNNNNNNNNNNNNNNNNNNNNNNNNNNNNNNNNNNNNNNNNNNNNNNNNNNNNNNNNNNNNNNNNNNNNNNNNNNNNNNNNNNNNNNNNNNNNNNNNNNNNNNNNNNNNNNNNNNNNNNNNNNNNNNNNNNNNNNNNNNNNNNNNNNNNNNNNNNNNNNNNNNNNNNNNNNNNNNNNNNNNNNNNNNNNNNNNNNNNNNNNNNNNNNNNNNNNNNNNNNNNNNNNNNNNNNNNNNNNNNNNNNNNNNNNNNNNNNNNNNNNNNNNNNNNNNNNNNNNNNNNNNNNNNNNNNNNNNNNNNNNNNNNNNNNNNNNNNNNNNNNNNNNNNNNNNNNNNNNNNNNNNNNNNNNNNNNNNNNNNNNNNNNggttcctaggcggaagatgaggcgctcttcctccaactgtcgtgttgctatggtctggcaatggaggagtccaaggacctgcatttcctgggtggagtgggagggggagttgaagtgttgagccacagggtggttgggttggttggtccgggtgtcccagaggtattctctgaaacgttccacgcATTTCccacgcctctcccccaagtccctcctccctaccttttatcttagcctgctggacacactttcctcattcctgaagaagggctcatgcccgaaacgtcgaatctcctgctccttggatgctgcctgacctgctgcgcttttccagcaacacattttcagcaccttatgaaggagcaaggctccgaaagctagtgcttccaaattaatctgttggactataacctggcgttgtgtgatttttaacttcatccaccccagtccgacaccggctcctccacataatTTTTTCTCCTGTTACGGCTACATGTTAAACAATcctaattggctgtaaaatgctttgagaccATCCTGAGGTAGAGAATGGAGCTTCTAGAATGCAAATCTTTCTGATGTTCTGTTTACAGGGGATTGCGGTCTCACACAATAGGAGTCAGACGTTTTGTCCATATTGCTACAGGGAATTTCCACAGATATGTCACCAGTGAACATTTTGTGGTGCAttaaaagaaattgagaaatagCTTTCAAACATTCAAGTGTACCTCATGCATTAGAGGAACAGGGCTTACCTGGAGAGGTTTGAAGAGAGTTTTTCTTGTTTGCAGAGAAAAAATATGACCATCCCTCTAAAATAtcaactgtatgcaatattagTAGATGAAGGCATCAGTCTTCAAACTTCAGCCCATTGCCTTGAGCTGGTGAAGTCATGGTTCTTAGTCCTCAATCCTAATTTAGTCTGAATGCAGTTAACCTTTAATCAAAGGTTAAAGAGACACAAGCCTCGATTGAGATTAAAGACTGAAAGAAACACAAgtcctttctcatttctctgaTCGAACAGCAAATCTGGCACAGACTTTTAGCAAAAGCATTTAAGACTAAATCTTTCTTTTGATGGGGATTTGATTGGAAACAAAATTAAGTGTCTCCAGGGACATGTACAGATTTGGTTGATGAATCACTTCATAGTCATGGTGGTTCCTCTAGCTTCTGGAGTGGGGTTTGATGAATGTTTGCTAAAAAGGGCAGCAGAGCAAAGTTTAAGAATGGTTGAtcactaaaataaaagcaaaacactgagtATAATAATAATCTGAAATCAGAACATAAAATGCTGAGAAGACTCAGCAGGTCCGAATAAAccagtggaaagaaaaacagagttaacgttctaGGTTGTGATCTTTCTTGTCGTAACATTAATCCTGTTTCtttgtccacagatgttgccagttgAATATTCCCAATATTTTTGATTTAGAATTTTGAATATTATAGAGATTTGGGTGAACATCTTTGAAGATTACAAAGTATTTATATCGCATAGAATTACATACAAGTTACAGACAGAAATCTGCCATTCAGTCTAACTACTACGTACCAGTGTTTATGATACACACAAACCTCTTCCCATTATACTTACACTTTATCCCATTAACATACTGTGCTATCCCTTTCTCTCTTATATACGTACCTAGTTTTATTGTATAGTACgcaaatcaaaacttttcactgtatcttgataTATGTGATAACCATAAATCAAACTCAAGCTCATTTAATTCATGTGATACAAAAGCCATATTCTAACCACTCTATGTGTTTGAAACCAAACATTCATTGAGTTAAACATGCAGTACATGGTTCATGATATTAAAAAGGAGTAAATAAATAACTTATAATAATATAGCATATTTTACAGCCTCTGGGTGCCCCACAATACTTTATGGTTGATTTTGGAATGTAGTTACTATTGTAATATAATAACAGCAGCAGCTAATTCACACACAACAAATGTGCGCAAACAGCAATTATACAAGTGATCAGATtactgaaaacaaccaatgctgaAGATTATAGAGGGTGAttcagcatccgtggagagagagcaagctaatatttcgagaataggtgactcttcatcagagctgaacaACTTtgttgaagagtcatctagacttgaaacgttagcttgcagtctcttcatggatgctgtgtgacctgctgtgatctccagcatttggttgttttcagcacagacttcagcatttgcagtaatttgttcctaaatGATCAGATTATCCAGTTAGTTGTTGATTGAATATTGGCTAGGGAATAGTTGGTGGAAGGAAGAAAATTAATAGGCTCAGTGGTTatcttttataatttttttaaattacaaaccatttgttgcttttgtttcagagttcTTTAAGTTTAAAGGCTTTGGCAGTTTAACCAACATCCCACGGAATCTGTCACTACGACGATCTTCAAGCAGTGCCCTTGATGAGAAGAAGAAGCAATTGGAAGGGAACCACTTGGGCCTCCAGATTCATCAGGAGAAAGGACAGGAAACGGTAGATGATTTGGAAACTATACCACGGAGCCCCAGCTATGCCCATTCAAGTGAAATGTACACCTACATTGGCACAATGCCACGCCGAAACTCCAACAGGGTGCAGAAACCAGTCAAAAGTCCCAGTACTTCAGATGCACAGGCTGGAGGGAGGGGCAGACTGGGACCACTGCCACCAGTGCCAAACAGTGACCAAGGTGAGCCATCAGGGAAGGGACCTGCACCGTCTGAGTCAGGTGAAGAGGTCACACCAGCTCAGGGATGTCTGAGTCCCAGTTGTTCACAGCCTGTGTTCTCTGACTCCAATGCAGCAATGTCAAATACTGCCAAACCCTCGGCCAAATCAGACACACTTCAGAATAAAAGTGACAGGTCTATACCAGTTGAATCACAAGTCATGGAGACCCAAAGAAGATTGAATGCACCAGAAAACGCCAATGGCCAGACCAAAACACTTTCGCCTGAAGATGGGGCAAGCGATAGCAAGAGTGAGCTAATCGATGACAGGTATGTTCATCAGAGTTCATATCTGGTCTGTATTCTAGGCTCTATTTAGTACAATTTGTCTCACATATGACAAGAAAATTGTTCtttaatcatttgaaatttgatggTTAAACCCCCTCGGTTAATTTGTTCCCTTATCATTGTGCTCTGATAATCATTGTCACTAAAGGTTAAATTGAATCAGCACCTGATAAAAGGTAGGTCTAGGCTGCTGAAGCTTGTGGTTCTGGTGTAAAATTTCACTTCAACTGTTTTTCATTTCTGCCTTTAAGTTGTCAGTTCGATCAAAGTGATTAGTAAAGGGGTTAGACGGACACGTGTAAAAGGTTTTTCACCCAAaaagcaatgttccctctaaattTCTTTTCAGTGTGTGAACTCTGAGGCCTGTGTACAGGAGTTACTTCCAAACCCAGAAGTCGGTGCATTGTCATGCCAATTACTCCGATTGATGTGCACAAATCTTGGAGCAGCTGTATGGGAGCTGGAATACATTGCCCAGTTTGGTGGTTGAGGTTGAAATCCTCAATTcctttaaaaggaatctggatcagGACCAAAAGCATTGTAACCTGTAAGGCTACAGACCAAGTGCTGAAAGTGGGAAAGTTAGAATGGGTGGCTGGTTTATTCAGCTGGCATAGATACaattgatggtattagacagaaactttcaaatgttgattgagGGAGGCTATTCACAGGCAGAGGGATTGTTGGAAAGTGGGAtgcctttaaaaatgaaataatttgagttcaaagacagtatgttcctgtcaatGTGTCGGACAAGTTGGtaagtgtaaggaatgctggataacaaaAGAAACtgatgctctggtcaagaaaaagagcATGTATCAGGTATGGAAAGCTAggaaggcagtaagagtatacttaagagggaaatcaggaggacaaaaaggggacatgagatacctttgggaaatagagttaaggagaatccaaagagattctatcaatgcaaaagagtaactagggagagaaaagggctgCTTAAAGATCAATATGGCCccttatgtgtggaaccacaagagatggttaagatactaaacaaatatttgcatcagtgttcactgtggagaaggacgtggaacTTAGAGAACTTGGCGAAATAATAGTGAGGTCTTGAAAAGAATTTAAATTACAAAATAGgtactggaggtcttaaaatgcataaaggtagataaattccaggacctgatcagatatttcccagaactttgtgggaaactagCAAAGAGATAactgggcctgttgctgagatatttgtataattaaCAGAcatagatgaggtgccagaagactggaggttggctaatgtggtgccattatttaagaaaggctataagAAAATGCCAGGGAACCAATGACTTGTgcgccttatgtcagtggtggcaagttgttggaggggattctgagggataggatttatatgcatttggaaaggcaaggactgattagggatagtcactatggctttgtgcgtgggaaattatgtctcactaacttgattgaagaggtgacaaagaaggttgatgaaggcacagcgtt is a window of Chiloscyllium plagiosum isolate BGI_BamShark_2017 chromosome 30, ASM401019v2, whole genome shotgun sequence DNA encoding:
- the LOC122564922 gene encoding SH2 domain-containing protein 3C-like, with product MSSIHIYPKHEKYRGEKYRVHLPSLTAFPKERKSLTTGTTMSLKKLKFFKFKGFGSLTNIPRNLSLRRSSSSALDEKKKQLEGNHLGLQIHQEKGQETVDDLETIPRSPSYAHSSEMYTYIGTMPRRNSNRVQKPVKSPSTSDAQAGGRGRLGPLPPVPNSDQGEPSGKGPAPSESGEEVTPAQGCLSPSCSQPVFSDSNAAMSNTAKPSAKSDTLQNKSDRSIPVESQVMETQRRLNAPENANGQTKTLSPEDGASDSKSELIDDSNLQNMDSKSEYVKI